The genomic region TCTGATGTTGAGCATGTCACTCATTCTCAGACCTGTGTAATTACAACTCCAATCACAGACAAATGACTGAGTGTGCACGGACCAGCTGTGCCAAGGCCCTCATTTGGCCCTTAAAAGACAGTGATTTGAGGCACCTCAGATCCACCCAAACTCATGCCTGCTGCCAGTTGATTACAAAGCAAAACCACAGAGCGAAAATGTAGTCGCTAATGGATTGACCATTGTCTCACCATTGCTATTAGTCACGTTCTCCTGTAATTTAACACTTTTCCAACTGAAATACAAAGGATGCTAATCTGGAATCAACTTTATAAACCTCAACATGAGAATATATCCATTGAAACGAGGACAGAATGACTGCTGTGAATAGTTGGCTTGTGAAATCCACCCTCTCCAGAATGACTGACTAATTTCTCCTAGTTGGATGTTCTCCCTGCAGTGGTAATTGCATGTCTTTCTGGTAAAGTAACCGCCTCGCTGAGAGCTGTGGGAAGTGTGCCTGGCTGGTCTCACTGTGATGCAGTCTGCTTTACAACCTCACTGTCATCAGGCGGCCACAGCAGCTGCCTGCATTATTGTAATAATGTAAAAGAGATATTTGAATATTAATACTACTTACATGTCTACTATGAGACATGGTACAAAGGATTACAATTGCTGCTGAAATGTAAACTATCTTGAATACCAAAGAGTCTGTTTATAGACAATACTTTAAGGTTGATCCTCACTTGAATTTGCAAACATGAGGGATACTTGGGTGCTAGGAATCTGAGGGCATGTTTATGTGTTATTCAGTCAGACTAGAAACAAGGCATTTGATGAAAGGTGTTGTAACATCATTGTAATTTTTCCAGTGTATGTTTAGCAGCCTATTGCAAGTGCCCAAATGACCATGAATAGAAACGTTGAGTTTTGTCACCATGAATTGAATTTTCATTGGTCTAAATTACACATTGACTAGCCCCTGTAGACTGAGTAAGCTAGTATCTGGACCACTTTGTTGTTACAAGTATTCAGGGAGAATACTCAGCGCAGAGACTTGGAAAAAATCAAATCTGTCAGCCCTCTTTCTAAACAGTAGTGTCCCTTTTAAATATCCTTCAAGGGATTGGGTTTATGAAATAGTTGACAAGTGAGGGGAAAGAATGAGTGTGGTAAGGGAGACCTAATGTATGGAAAGTTAGATTCAGCTCCTTGGTTTAAAGCTACAGTGCAAATGatgaggagagaaaaagagatgtTACCTACTAACTAGTTCCAGTATTACATTCAAAATGGAAGAGAGGACCTCTACTTGCCAACTTCATCTTCTTCATGTGTCATGATCTCAGTGCACATTCAGTGTAATCTGTGCCCAGTTAAGTCCTTTTCCTACTCTCTTTATTATCTTATTTTCCTTCCATGTGACGCTAAAACACTTTGACGTTGTGATTTAAATGGAACTTTAGCCAACCAGGAAGTCTGGCCTTTTTCAGAGATGTACTGTTTTGACTGGACTTCAGTTTTGGATCCCAACCCCTGGAGAGTTTCCATGGTTTTTTCGACTTCCGTAATTGGAAATCCAGGTCTTTGTCAAATAGTAAGCTGGCTCAGGAATGGACCAGAAATCAGGTTGTGCGGAACTGAGACTGTGGGAAAACCATTAGCATGCCAAGAGGTTTTCTCTGCATCACCTTTATTAAACTCTTCATGTTCTACCTCAAAATCATTTCATATTTATCTCAAATAAGCTAATAAATACATGTAGGTTCATGTGTGAGAAAGAAAGTACATATCATCCATAAATACATTAGTAGCTGACAAATGGTTTTCATCTGTTTTATGCCTTGTTGCTATGACTGATTAGAGCTAATAATAGTCTGTCATTGTTTTCAGGCTCTGGAACCACACTGCACAGCAGCTACAATGAGGTTATGCCAGAGGAGGAGTACTATACTCCCCGACTGAACTACAGGCGTAAGTAAGGAGAACCACACACTCACAACACTAATATTATCAACAACACAGATTTGTAATCTACATACCCCACATCATCACGGTTCTGAAATCAGTATCTCTTGATATGTCTGTAGCACATTGGTCTTGCGCTGCGTTCCAGTGTGTGTTTAAACATGATTGTTTTGATGCAGATCCAAGATGGTGTCACTTTCTGAGCCTGGCCAATGGGGATGTGACCTGCCACTCCCCCCGAGGAGAGAACTACCGCAGCACCCTAGGCACCCGCTGCGAGATGACCTGTGACCGTGGCTACAAGCTGCTGGGCAGATCCTCGGTGCTGTGCATGCCCAACCGCCGCTGGTCTGGGACCAGTCACTGCCGCCGTGAGTACAGGCTGATTATAGACAGATACAGCTGATTGTCTATTGGGTCCATGTCATCTATTGTTAATAAAAAAAAGGCCCTGAGTTTTCTTTAGAAAACACTTTCATAGgagtaatatacactgagtatacaaaacattaagaagaaactcaatattaggaaggtgttcctgatgtttggtatactcagtgtctAGCTTGTTGACTATGGTGACTCCACAGAGATTCGTTGCAACGTGCTGCACCTGATCTGGCACGGCACGTACCACTGCACCCAGGGTTATGTGGTGGACTCCAGGTGTGACTACATCTGTGAGCCGGGGTACCGGATCGAGGGGGACCACTCTCGTACCTGTCTGGATGGGGGGTCCTGGAGTGGGGCAGAGCCCATCTGTGCAGGTACAGCTCATATGTTTAGTCAGCACATCCAAGTATACTGACATGATTCATTAATGCTTTTCCACTGTGGGGTGAAACTCAGGTGGTGTTTGGTTTGATATGCCTGGAGGCAAGTGAATGGTCATAAAGTCAGTGGTAATTAAGTcagcatattttttttattttttttccatGAATTCATGAGATACATGCACCCTGTAAGCACAGCAAAACATTTGGAGTCCATCTTTCAAGCTAATTGTTTTTCCAGTTCCGTTTGTTTCTGACTTTTAGAAGCCCTGGCAGCTCCCACGGGCATGTCTCCCACCCACATAAACAAAACACAGATACTCATCTAGTACCTCTCGCTTTCCACGTTTCATTCATTTTTCTGTCTTTGGCTCAAAACCAAGACCAATAGATATTTCTAATCTTCAAATTTCCCCTCCCTCAAAAGATGAATTGATTCAATTGACCCAGACCAACAGAGGATGTTAACATTTAACTCAGACATTTTTATATTCTCTATTATTTTTCTTCATTGGTTTACCAAACTGTGGTGTTTCAGATCATGATCCTCCAAAAATAAAGTGTCCCCTGTCCCGAGTGAAGGTCGCTGAGCCTGGGAAACTAACAGCCAGAGTGTCCTGGGACCCCCCTGTTGCCACGGATACTGCTGATAAAACACTAGAGTATGTCAGTCCTTTTTTAACTGATTCCCTCCTACTTCTTCCCCTGTGCAGGAGGTGAATCATGTGTTGTTCTTTGTGTCTGTTTACAGTGTAACACTGATAGGCCAGGGGCCAGATACCAACTTTAAAGAGGGGATAAACATTATCCGGTACACAGCACATGACCAAGCCAGAAACAGGGCTGCCTGCAAGTTCATTGTTCGTGTGGAAGGTAAGGCACCACAGTCAATGTCAGACACAATTACCTGACATTTGGACTAGAGTAAAGCCCAGACTTACTGGACAaacattatacagtgcattcggaaagtattcagcccccttggctttttccagattttgttacgttacagccttattctaaaaatgattaaattggggagggggggggggtttctaatcaatctacacactataccctataatgacaacgcaaaaacaggttctttgcaaatgtattaaaaataaaaaatggaaatatcacatttacataagtattcagaccctttgctcagtactttgttgaagcacctttggcagcgattacagccttcagtcttcttgggtatgacgctacaagcttggcacacctgtatttggggagcttttcccattcttctctgcagatcctctcaagctctgtcaggttggatggggagcgtcgctgtatggctattttcaggtctccagagatgtttgatcagatttcaagtccgggctctggctgggccactcaaggacattcagagacatgtcccgaagccactcctgcgttgtcttggctgtgtacttagggtcattgttctgttagaagttgaaccttcgccccagtctgaggtcctgagcgctctggaaaaGGTTTTcctcaaagatctctctgtactttgcaattgggggagaagggccttagtcagggaggtgaccaagaacctgatggtcactctgacagagctccagagttcctctgtgaagatgggagaaccttccagaaggacaaccatttctgcagcattccaccaatcaacCCTTtaatggtagtggccagacagaagccactcctcagtaaaaggcatatgacagcctgctgatgaaaccaagattgaactctttgggctcaatgccaagcgtcacgtctggaggaaatctggcacctcccctgcggtgaagcatggtggtggcagcatcatgctgtggggatgtttttcagcggcagggactgggagactagtcaggatcgagggaaagatgaatggagcaaagtacagagagatcttcaaggaagagtcttggtggttccaaacttcttccatttaagaatgatggaggccactgtgttcttgaagaccttcaatgctgctgacaatttttggtacccttccctagatctgtgcctcgacacaatcctgtgtccaaaattccttcgacctcatggcttggttttttttcAACTTTGAATTGATGTATTTCATCATGGAAGTTAATACTggattaattttttttattttttattttcttttttttcatttcacatttccttcAGTGATAAACAACAATTATATTTCCTTCATCGAGAACTTCAAGAAACACTTTAGAGCAGGGttaatcaactagattcagctgtgggacgtttttttttttcttgagcggatggtcagggggccggaacattaTTACCAACAGatgtaatatttgactaaaacataatcatttcaaaccttgcttacatttgtatacgatcacatatatctctattatacttggagctgatttgctggtgtttttacagtcttatgtcccccccccccaaaaaattaaaacATTACATTATTTTGGTTCAGAAaatttggggggccaaataaaatcacccgcggGCTGCCAGTTGGGAACCCTACTTTAGAGGCATCCAAGAGTCATCATATTCCATTACTCAGAGGGCTGATTCCATACAGCTCAGTGTGTACTGTTAAAAGGTGCCTGTTTTGGGCCCTATTCACAAAGGGGCCGATTTAGACTTAGGAAATGAATGCCTATCCTACacacttctcagtatttggtatttggtattcagacttaccttattcaGTCGCGTAACACGCTTTGCGTGTGTGGCTACCTTGCGCGCTCTGAATATGTTTAATttaaccgctgaaaaccctcccacttgctgccCAACACATTTTCTTGTGGAGTTTATTCAATTCGTTTTTAgtacatttacagttgaagtcagaagtttacatacaccttagctaaatacaattaaattcagtttttcacaatttctgacatttaatcatcctaaaaattccctgtcttaggtcagttaggatcaccactttattttaagaatgtgaaatgtcagaataatagtagagagaatgatttatttcagcttttctttctttcatcacattcccagtgggtcagaagtttacatacactcaattagtatttggtagcattttctttaaattgtttaacttgggtcaaacgttttgggtagctttccacaataaggtgggtgaattttggcccattcctcctgacagagctggtgtaactgagtcaggtttgtaggcctccttgctcgcacacgctttttcagttctgcccacaaatgttctataggattgaggtcagggctttgtgatggccactccaataccttgactttgttgtccttaagccattttgccacaactttggaagtatgcttggggtcattgaccatttggaagacccatttgtgaccaatctttaacttcctgactgatgtcttgagatgttgcttcaatatatccacataattgtccttcctcatgatgccatctattttttccacataattgtccttcctcatgatgctgccaccccgtgcttcacagttgggatggtgttctttggcttgcaagccccttttccctccaaacataatgatggtcattatggccaaacagttctatttttgtttcatcagagcagaggacatttctccaaaaagtacgatctttgtccccatgtgcagttgcaaaccgtagtctggcttttttatggcggttttggagcagtggcttcttccttgctgagcggcctttcaggttatgtcgatataggactcgttttactgtggatatagatacttctgtgcctgttttctccagcatattcacaaggtcctttgctgttgttctgggatttatttgcacttttcgcaccaaagtacgttcatctctaggagacagaaggcgtctccttcctgagcagtatgatggctgcgtggtcccatggtgtttatacttgcgtgctattgtttgtacagatgaacgtggtaccttcaggcgtttggaaattaaaGTAGAgagaatagtgtacaatagtaggctatacccttgtctattgcctgcactaaccatggaactgtgACGCGGCCAAGTATTGCACCATGTGTCGGGTTCAAACTAATGGCAAAGAAGGTAAACGAAACAATGTAATTCAATTGAATGATAATGTAGACTATACCAACTGcagggaactaacagtaaattggcagttgaatatgtgttgttattaggcctactgacagtcgatactgatagtggctaatatttaacatgatagacATAGGAAACAGAGACAGTCTGGGGAGGCTATAATTAAGACATTTGAGAATGCCCATTCCTTCAAGTTAAAAGCCCGTACAAtttaaattctgcataatggcacagcatttcataaactttactgtgggaaagttgatatgttgatatgcttcagtttgctgccatatgactggtttcacgtTTATGTCCAGTGAttataaggtaaaatagatcAAAAACAAGTGTTTATTACAATTCCCTTATCCGaacggattactcatttacctagctcttatcaagttgtaaattacagtgcatgaagaatggtgttatttctatcgggAAAAAATAAAAtggatgctttttccacttggaaccggtaggttcgctagaccttattcatggtttcctcgcgCGTAATGGTGGTGGAATTACACttaatatacaaaagtatgtggacacctattcaaattagtggattcggctatttcaggtgtataaaatcgagcacacagccatgcaatctccatagttcaacattggcagtagaatggccttactgaagatctGTGACTTTCAACatagcaccgtcataggatgccacctttccaacaagtcagttcattacATTTCtggcctgctagagctgccccagtcaactgtaagtgctgttattgtgaagtggaaatgtctaggagcaacaacagctcagccgcgaagtggtaggccacacaagctcacagtacGGGACCACTGAAGCGCGTAGggtgtaaaaatcgcctgtcctcggttgcaacactcactaccaaactgcctctggaagcaaagtcagcacgaactgttcgtcgggagcttcatgaaatgggtttccatggccgaggagactcacacaagcctaagatcaccatgtgcaatgccaagcgtcggctagagtggtgtaaagctcgccgccattggactctggagcagtggaaacgcgttctctggactgattaatcactcttcaccatctggcagtccgacggacgaatctgggtttggcggatgccaggagaaagctacctaCCGGaattcatagtgccaactgtaaagtttgttggaggaggaataatggtctggggctgtttttcatggttcggtctaggccccttagttccagtgaagggaaatcttaacgctacagcatacaatgacattctagacgattctgtgcttccaactttgtggcaacagtttggggaaggccctttcctgtttcagcatgacaatgcccccgtccacaaagcgaggtccgtacagaaatggtttgtcaagatcggcgtggaagaacttgactggcttgcacagagccttGCCCTCAacgaacacttttgggatgaattggaacgccgactgcaaaccaggcctaatcgcccaacatcagtgcccgacctcactaatgctcttgtggctgaatggcagcaagtccccgc from Coregonus clupeaformis isolate EN_2021a chromosome 3, ASM2061545v1, whole genome shotgun sequence harbors:
- the LOC121543385 gene encoding sushi repeat-containing protein SRPX2-like isoform X1, translated to MSRFHILLLFMVTFIRELLGHNEGSGTTLHSSYNEVMPEEEYYTPRLNYRHPRWCHFLSLANGDVTCHSPRGENYRSTLGTRCEMTCDRGYKLLGRSSVLCMPNRRWSGTSHCRQIRCNVLHLIWHGTYHCTQGYVVDSRCDYICEPGYRIEGDHSRTCLDGGSWSGAEPICADHDPPKIKCPLSRVKVAEPGKLTARVSWDPPVATDTADKTLDVTLIGQGPDTNFKEGINIIRYTAHDQARNRAACKFIVRVEVRRCPVLKPPLHGYLTCDSDGNNYGAVCEYHCVGGQERRGTSSRVCQFDHSWTEASAECVTMEFKTDVDTASGLLDQFYEKRRLLIVSAPNVAHGDYKLQNLMVQKADCGLNLRRVTVIELLGSPPQEVGLIKGRHLDTEVIEGLRQAFRISRSYFNMVLLDKDGLDHERFITPTTSDELFSYIDNNLLDEEERRRLELHSDLCE